Below is a window of Leishmania panamensis strain MHOM/PA/94/PSC-1 chromosome 30 sequence DNA.
GGCTACTGCCCTTGTTCCTAGTGTTCGCGGAAGCCGACGGGGATACAGATGCAGCGCCTTGCAGCTCTAGCTCTTCTTTGGGGCGGCGCTGACGCGGGGCGAGAAAGGCCTGGCCGCTTTCCATTGCAATATCCTCCAGACGCTTCGGGGGTGCCGGTGGGAAGATGGTCTTCACCTTGCCTGCCTGTTTGTGTTTTAAATCCTTcatcctctccttcttcatcTTGCGCACagccttctgcttctccttgttCGGTTGTGTCTTCTTGTAGACTGGAATAAAACGGGACCAGTCCTCGTGCTTCATGTCCTCGCGCTTGCTCAGCTCGCGCTTGATCAGCAGCTGTTTCAGGCCGTAGATAGGATGAATGTTGTTCATGCAGTCTTCGACAATGCTCCGAACCATCTGTGTGCCCTTCACGGGGCCCATCACCGCAACCGTTTTACCCTGCACGAGGACGTAGCATCCAGTTAAAATTTCTAGTGCCTTGAGGGTCTGCGCCTTGGGCCCGATCAAGCGATCGCGCCGCTTTACAAAGCGCCGCACGCTGCCGCCCTTGACGCCGATGTTGATGATATCGCACGTAATGTCGGCCTGGAAGATCTTCTGCGCCTGAGCGAGAGGAACGTTACGGGCGAGCAGTTTGATGAAGTCGCGGGCGTCGACGATCGCGTACGGGTCCCAGGTGCGGCGGgttgtcgccaccgccatgcTGCCCTCCATCAGGTCGAGCCTCCCGACGAGCTGATGCTGCTcaagcagctcctccactgcaGGCCAGATGCTCTTGATGTAGCTCTCTAAGTACGACGGGAACAAAGTGGCAAATGTCGTTTCGTCCACGCAGCACGCGCCTCCCGGCACGTCCTCCGGCTTGAGAGCCGGTACAACGAACTTGGAGTTGTTGTTTACTGTAGAGGCCATGATGAGACAAGAGCGGCAGCTAGCGTGAAacagaaagggggagagagtgagcggCTACACCGGTCGCTAGGAAATGGGGGAGGTGTGCGAGCTCGGGAAGCACGCCTGCTCtccatacgcacacacacacacacacacgcgagaaAGAGGCAACTGATGGCTTTGCAGCAGGAGCTAAAAtacaaaaaaaggaggatGAAGTGGTCGAggatgtgtgtgggtgtggctTGCCGGGGGTAATGCcaatacacgcacacaaacgtttgtgtgcgtgggcggtGGCGCACAGAAAGTCACGCGTTGCACGCTAAGGATGTGCACGTGGGCAGGTGCGGTGGTCGTGCGAGAGAACAGTATAGAATCACAACatcagagaaagagggaaagggaagggacAAGTGAACGTGGGGGTGTGCAGCAACGTGAGTGAGAACGAATGgcggagggaaaagaggtgGGGGAACGACAGGAGGTAAGGTACGAGGCCCATGcagacacagagaaagagagagagagagacacattAGAACGGTAATGGAAAGGTATCAGAGGGCCACCTCTCTCCAAGTAGCAGCTGTGCATGACCTCTGCAGGTGAGCATCATTGAAGCGTAGCGAGTTTGTGAAACGGCGGCGAGAGTGGCTATGTTGCAGGTCCCCAAGAAAATACTCTTCGTTGCGTGTAAGGAATGGGGCAGAGGATTGCACGGCTACAGACACATGCCCTTCCGCCGGCAAGGGCAGCCCTACCGTAGGTGCACACGAAAATAGAATGACTCGCACGCATACCGCGCtgcaagcacacacacacacatacacacaaaagaTGCACGAACGGCATCGGCAGGTGCCGTCGAGTTCTgttcctcccctccaccttcCCCACCTATGCAAGCTTGACAGTAATACGGCTGGAGTGACAGTCGCACTTCCCCTCGGCTTCACTCATTaagcggagagaggcaacTTCGACCAGCAGCACACAAAATAAAGCAGGACGGTGACAACGGATCAAGTAGCTGCACAAGTGCAGCtcaaaggggggaaggagggaaagagaggaaggaaaaacacATGTTTGTGTCTGTGTAAACAATgaacacgcacactcacgcTGGGAAATTCATACGGTGACTAACAACGAGTTTGAACAGCATTAGCAGGAAAGGCCGAATCACCCCTCCCCGACACGGCTGCAGCGAGCCTCCATACGCGCAACTGGCGGCTGGGACGTTatggggaaagggagggggttcGTTGCATCCTCATCTACTCGCATGTGTGCCTATCGGGTGAGTCGTTCACTCAAACTCCCATCCGCCCTGCTCCGTTGCCTTTAGGATGCGGGCAGGAACAATCACCTCGTTTTCAGCCGGCTCTACTACCTGGTCATCATCTAAGGGCACGGCGAAGTCGCCAACCGGTGGGGCCACGTGCACTGAGTTGAACGGGCGCTGCAGCAAACCCGCCAAAGTCTTGCGCACATCGCCGTAGCGGCCGCCCTTTGGACACGCCACAAACACGACCGTATTTCTGCTCTCGCACCGCACGGAGCAGGCAAAGTCCTGAAACAATTTTGTCTGATCcatcctcttttctctctccctctctctctctgcgtgggTGGGGATATGGATGAGCGGGGAGGGTATcgagagaagcagagcaAGACTCGCGCGTGCACGGATgtgcgtcgctctctctgtttgtttgtttgtgtgggtgtgggtgtgggtgtgggtgtaatTGTTGGCACTGAGCGCTTGCGTGTCTCTGAAGACAGCTACCGGTCACGACGTAGTCCTGGTCGCTCGCGACTGAAAACGCCGTGATGtctacacgcgcacacgaaTAAGAAAGGCAGGTGAGAAGCAACGCAGCTTCCATGCGGATACAACGAGAGCGAAGCGGAGAGCCAGGGGAGGTTTCGATGCAGGCACACCAGTGGAGTGcgtaagagagagggaggagcaaCTGTTTCATCTGCGTCAAACgatgaaagagaggagagataAGGAAGCAGCAGAGCGTC
It encodes the following:
- a CDS encoding hypothetical protein (TriTrypDB/GeneDB-style sysID: LpmP.30.2970), with product MASTVNNNSKFVVPALKPEDVPGGACCVDETTFATLFPSYLESYIKSIWPAVEELLEQHQLVGRLDLMEGSMAVATTRRTWDPYAIVDARDFIKLLARNVPLAQAQKIFQADITCDIINIGVKGGSVRRFVKRRDRLIGPKAQTLKALEILTGCYVLVQGKTVAVMGPVKGTQMVRSIVEDCMNNIHPIYGLKQLLIKRELSKREDMKHEDWSRFIPVYKKTQPNKEKQKAVRKMKKERMKDLKHKQAGKVKTIFPPAPPKRLEDIAMESGQAFLAPRQRRPKEELELQGAASVSPSASANTRNKGSSRSKTDATISNKVKV
- a CDS encoding hypothetical protein (TriTrypDB/GeneDB-style sysID: LpmP.30.2980), with amino-acid sequence MDQTKLFQDFACSVRCESRNTVVFVACPKGGRYGDVRKTLAGLLQRPFNSVHVAPPVGDFAVPLDDDQVVEPAENEVIVPARILKATEQGGWEFE